The following proteins are co-located in the Primulina tabacum isolate GXHZ01 chromosome 11, ASM2559414v2, whole genome shotgun sequence genome:
- the LOC142517844 gene encoding uncharacterized protein LOC142517844, whose amino-acid sequence MSKNKDEGGGQDAAERIKAAALSAAKGLSRAQAERAAAAAVRNVNAYGQKEEGPSRWQERKEAKRQMYLMSTEKQVRLGERKDFKSSTSTIGAASQCQKCFQSGHWTYECKNERVYISRPSRTQQLKNPKLKMKVSISYDLDNPDIPKVEKNEKQEKKHKRKHKSKTESDNDSEASVFESDSETSSVTASDDSAVASESSYSSSTDSEVERRKKRKSKKKKQRKRRHREHSSSSESSESYSDSDSDSEEKTSRRKSRSGRHRRRH is encoded by the coding sequence ATGTCAAAGAACAAAGACGAAGGTGGTGGTCAGGATGCAGCAGAAAGAATCAAGGCGGCAGCTTTGTCCGCGGCTAAGGGTCTCAGCCGAGCTCAGGCTGAGCGTGCAGCTGCAGCAGCTGTACGGAATGTGAATGCATATGGGCAGAAGGAAGAAGGACCTAGCAGATGGCAGGAAAGGAAAGAAGCTAAGAGGCAAATGTATTTGATGAGTACTGAGAAACAAGTGAGACTGGGTGAAAGGAAGGATTTCAAGAGCTCAACATCCACAATTGGGGCAGCTTCACAGTGCCAGAAATGCTTCCAATCGGGACATTGGACGTATGAATGCAAGAATGAGAGAGTTTATATATCAAGGCCTTCTCGAACACAGCAACTGAAGAACCCAAAACTTAAAATGAAGGTTTCAATTTCTTATGATTTGGATAACCCTGATATCCCAAAGGTGGAGAAGAATGAGAAACAGGAAAAGAAGCATAAGAGGAAGcataagtccaaaactgaatcTGATAATGATAGTGAAGCTTCAGTGTTTGAATCTGATAGTGAGACATCCTCAGTTACTGCATCAGATGATTCTGCTGTAGCGAGTGAGTCAAGTTATAGTTCATCTACTGATTCTGAGGTGGAGAGGAGGAAGAAGCGCAAGAGCAAAAAGAAGAAGCAGAGGAAGAGAAGGCACAGAGAGCATAGCTCCTCGTCTGAGTCCTCTGAGTCGTACTCAGATTCAGACTCTGATTCTGAAGAGAAGACCAGTCGGAGAAAGAGCAGGAGTGGGAGGCATCGCAGAAGGCACTGA